A genomic window from Brevibacillus agri includes:
- a CDS encoding NCS2 family permease has translation MRKYFEFDKLGTNYRREIIAGITTFLAMAYILAVNPFILSGADLPPDLKANYPEFGAVFTATALAAAIGTLLMGILGRLPIGQAPGMGLNAFFTYTVVLTMHIPWQQALAGVFLSCTIFLILSLTGVREAIIKAIPKGLKYAVSAGIGLFIAFIGLKNAGIVVANDATFVALGHLTFYHENMKPEEVLAAKNALLAIFGLIVTVVLLSRKVNSGIFIGMIVTAVVGMIFGLVSLPEQVVSAPPSLAPTFGAAFQYLGDPSALFTVNMLIVVLTFLFVDFFDATGTLLGVASQAGLLREDGNLPRPGKALASDAIAGMAGAVLGTSTTTAYVESTAGVAAGGRSGFTAIVTGIMFLLALFFSPLLAIVTPAVTAPALIIVGVLMASHIAQVAWNDLDEAFPAFLTILLMPLTYSIATGIATGFIVYPVMKVLKGKAREVHPAMYVLFFVFLAYFIWLRE, from the coding sequence GTGCGGAAGTATTTTGAGTTTGACAAACTGGGCACCAATTATCGCCGCGAAATCATCGCGGGCATCACTACTTTTTTGGCCATGGCGTATATTTTGGCAGTCAATCCATTCATCCTCAGCGGAGCGGATTTGCCGCCGGACTTAAAAGCCAACTACCCTGAGTTTGGCGCTGTGTTTACCGCAACAGCTCTCGCTGCGGCGATCGGTACGCTACTCATGGGGATTCTCGGACGCTTGCCGATCGGACAGGCACCGGGGATGGGGCTGAATGCGTTTTTCACCTACACCGTTGTATTGACCATGCATATTCCTTGGCAGCAAGCATTGGCTGGGGTGTTTCTCTCTTGTACGATCTTTTTGATTCTGTCTTTGACCGGCGTTCGGGAAGCGATCATCAAAGCGATTCCGAAAGGGTTGAAATATGCGGTTTCTGCGGGGATCGGGCTGTTCATCGCGTTTATCGGCCTGAAAAACGCAGGGATCGTTGTTGCAAACGATGCGACTTTTGTCGCGTTGGGCCATCTGACCTTCTACCATGAAAACATGAAGCCGGAAGAAGTATTGGCAGCGAAAAATGCGCTGCTGGCGATTTTCGGTCTGATCGTTACCGTTGTTCTGCTTTCGCGCAAAGTTAATTCCGGTATTTTTATCGGGATGATTGTCACAGCAGTAGTCGGCATGATCTTCGGTCTGGTCAGCCTGCCAGAGCAAGTCGTGTCTGCTCCGCCGAGCCTGGCGCCGACATTCGGTGCGGCGTTCCAGTATCTCGGTGACCCATCGGCCTTGTTCACCGTGAACATGCTGATTGTCGTACTGACGTTTTTGTTCGTGGACTTTTTCGATGCGACAGGCACGCTGCTCGGTGTAGCCAGCCAAGCTGGACTTCTGAGAGAAGACGGCAATCTGCCGCGTCCGGGAAAAGCGCTCGCTTCCGATGCGATCGCAGGGATGGCTGGCGCGGTGCTCGGTACTTCTACGACGACCGCTTATGTCGAGTCGACAGCGGGGGTAGCAGCAGGCGGCCGCTCCGGTTTTACCGCGATTGTGACAGGGATCATGTTCCTGTTGGCCCTGTTCTTCTCGCCGCTGCTCGCGATCGTGACTCCGGCAGTTACCGCTCCGGCGCTCATTATCGTCGGTGTACTGATGGCTTCGCACATTGCGCAGGTGGCATGGAATGACCTGGACGAAGCGTTCCCGGCGTTCTTGACCATTCTCCTGATGCCGCTGACGTACAGTATCGCAACTGGAATTGCGACTGGCTTCATCGTCTATCCGGTGATGAAGGTGCTGAAAGGCAAAGCGCGTGAAGTGCATCCGGCGATGTACGTTCTGTTCTTCGTCTTCCTGGCTTACTTCATCTGGCTGCGCGAATAG
- the guaA gene encoding glutamine-hydrolyzing GMP synthase → MDKSLEMVVVLDFGGQYNQLIARRVRDLGVYSELVPFNTPVEKIKEMQPKGIIFSGGPASVYEEGAPKVDPAIFDLGLPILGICYGMQLMSHMLEGKVERAGKREYGKAELRLQNTHSLYEKWDANEIVWMSHSDKVVELPTGFRVDAVSDSCPVAAISHPERKLYGVQFHPEVRHTVKGTEFIGNFLFNVCGCEPTWSMTTFIEDELVRIRETVGDKQVLCALSGGVDSSVVAALIHKAIGDQLTCMFVDHGLLRKGEAESVMETFAEKFSMKVIKIDARERFLNKLKGVSDPEQKRKIIGNEFIYVFDEEAGKLTDMDFLAQGTLYTDIVESGTATAHTIKSHHNVGGLPEDMKFKLIEPLKTLFKDEVRKLGTELGLPDEIVWRQPFPGPGLGIRVLGEVTEEKLEIVRESDAILREEIAKAGLDRDIWQYFTALPNMTTVGVMGDVRTYSYTVGIRAVTSIDGMTADWARIPWDVLEKISTRIVNEVDNVNRIVYDITSKPPATIEWE, encoded by the coding sequence ATGGACAAGTCATTGGAAATGGTCGTCGTACTTGATTTCGGAGGCCAGTACAATCAGTTGATCGCACGTCGCGTTCGCGATCTGGGTGTCTACAGCGAGCTGGTGCCGTTCAATACGCCTGTAGAAAAAATCAAGGAAATGCAGCCAAAAGGGATTATTTTCTCCGGCGGACCTGCGAGCGTGTACGAAGAGGGAGCGCCAAAAGTCGATCCGGCAATTTTTGATCTCGGCCTGCCAATCCTCGGCATTTGCTACGGCATGCAGTTGATGAGTCACATGCTGGAAGGAAAAGTAGAGCGCGCTGGCAAACGCGAGTATGGAAAAGCCGAGCTGCGCCTGCAAAATACGCACAGCCTGTATGAAAAATGGGATGCGAACGAAATCGTCTGGATGAGCCACTCCGATAAAGTGGTGGAGCTGCCGACTGGGTTCCGCGTAGACGCGGTAAGCGATAGCTGCCCGGTAGCGGCGATCAGCCATCCCGAGCGCAAGCTGTACGGCGTGCAGTTCCACCCGGAAGTTCGCCATACCGTAAAAGGAACCGAGTTCATCGGCAACTTCCTGTTCAACGTGTGCGGCTGCGAGCCTACATGGAGCATGACGACGTTCATCGAGGACGAGCTGGTGCGCATTCGCGAGACAGTCGGCGACAAGCAAGTGCTGTGTGCGCTGAGCGGCGGGGTAGACTCCTCTGTAGTAGCAGCGCTGATCCACAAAGCCATCGGCGACCAGTTGACTTGCATGTTCGTAGACCACGGCCTGCTGCGCAAAGGCGAAGCAGAAAGCGTCATGGAGACATTCGCAGAGAAGTTCTCCATGAAAGTAATCAAAATCGACGCTCGCGAGCGTTTCCTGAACAAGCTGAAAGGCGTCTCCGACCCTGAGCAGAAACGCAAAATCATCGGCAACGAGTTCATTTACGTATTCGATGAAGAAGCGGGCAAGCTGACAGACATGGACTTCCTCGCACAAGGCACGCTGTACACCGACATCGTGGAGAGCGGAACGGCTACCGCGCACACGATCAAGTCGCACCACAACGTAGGCGGCTTGCCGGAAGACATGAAGTTCAAGCTGATCGAGCCACTGAAAACGCTGTTCAAGGACGAGGTTCGCAAACTGGGTACCGAGCTTGGCCTGCCTGACGAAATCGTTTGGCGCCAACCGTTCCCGGGCCCTGGACTGGGTATTCGCGTTTTGGGCGAAGTTACAGAAGAAAAGCTGGAGATCGTTCGTGAATCTGATGCGATTTTGCGCGAAGAGATTGCCAAGGCGGGTCTGGATCGGGATATTTGGCAATACTTCACGGCTCTGCCGAACATGACGACAGTAGGCGTAATGGGCGACGTTCGCACCTATTCCTACACAGTAGGGATTCGCGCCGTAACCTCCATCGACGGCATGACGGCCGACTGGGCGCGCATTCCTTGGGATGTTCTGGAGAAAATCTCCACGCGCATTGTGAACGAAGTCGACAACGTAAACCGCATCGTGTACGACATTACTTCCAAACCACCAGCAACAATTGAGTGGGAATAA
- a CDS encoding transglutaminase TgpA family protein, translating into MSVWKRPTIWQWVSALFLFLMLREWLLPLQELTDTGVLWPFLVIVAGVLAIDVAVPYRWVTLPFKLLGLLWLLHATLFDTPLFTTDWLAELYRQIVHDIPLALEQDWGAMSILSRNALFDALLLVLITMLTYLVLEQRQGLWFVFLTELYLAVLDTFLPYDASAGIVRTLIFGFLLLAVSHLMRMTSMATVTEKRSRILFGSLMASLLVILISVGIGYAAPKKDASWPDPIAFLMGSGTEAPTAVMKKVGYDNNDEMLGGPFMQDNTLVFMATTNEHSYWRGDSKDVYTGVGWEKGDREYEAILDPQTYEWKNELFHGLETKKVEATLEFKGPQQFATVFYPGQLNKVSNYAPPNATVVYDKMNQQLEVRAGKINLIQPTGANGRTEYGPNTMLLKLHRYKVDAEVPIVSEKAIMEAGTDYPDEIKERYLQLPATLPPRVKELAQSVTKNAKTPYEKVRAIENYLRASGKYKYETKDVPVAAEGQDFVDHFLFDSMRGYCDHFSTSMAVMLRSLDIPARWVKGFAPGERVGSDDQNRDIMEIRNKDAHSWVEVYFPGHGWIPFEATSTFISPVRFNYDLQTSQPQIPIPVPDLGNQTSPDRGDGRFNELEEGDAIPGSSYSIPWQVNVGLAVVIAAAGFLAWRRRKDIQIWWLRRQIDQDKSNKYTDRFNLLLRMMEQVYTRRQSGETLREYASRITIPADKRQDLRYLTEMYERTVYGYKELEQKARSVAEQLIERLIRQLKP; encoded by the coding sequence ATGAGCGTGTGGAAGCGACCAACGATATGGCAATGGGTCTCGGCCCTTTTTCTGTTCCTCATGCTAAGAGAGTGGCTGCTCCCTCTCCAGGAGCTGACGGATACGGGCGTGCTGTGGCCGTTTCTTGTCATTGTGGCCGGTGTCCTGGCGATCGACGTAGCGGTTCCGTACAGGTGGGTAACGTTGCCGTTCAAGCTGCTGGGCCTCCTCTGGTTGTTGCATGCTACGCTATTCGATACACCGTTGTTTACAACCGATTGGCTGGCGGAATTGTACAGGCAGATTGTGCATGATATCCCGCTGGCTCTCGAGCAAGACTGGGGAGCGATGTCCATTTTGTCGCGCAATGCTTTGTTTGATGCCCTGCTGCTTGTCCTGATTACCATGCTGACTTATCTGGTGCTGGAGCAGAGACAGGGCTTGTGGTTTGTCTTTTTGACAGAGCTGTACTTGGCAGTGCTCGATACGTTCCTGCCTTACGACGCCAGCGCAGGAATTGTGCGGACGCTGATCTTTGGCTTTTTGCTGCTCGCTGTCAGCCATCTGATGAGAATGACCAGCATGGCGACGGTGACAGAAAAAAGAAGCCGGATATTGTTCGGTTCTCTGATGGCCTCTTTGCTGGTCATTTTGATTAGTGTCGGCATCGGGTATGCGGCTCCCAAAAAAGATGCGAGCTGGCCTGATCCGATTGCCTTTTTGATGGGAAGCGGCACGGAAGCACCGACTGCCGTCATGAAAAAAGTCGGCTACGACAACAACGACGAAATGTTGGGCGGGCCTTTCATGCAGGACAATACGCTCGTGTTCATGGCGACGACCAATGAGCACAGCTATTGGCGCGGGGACTCCAAGGACGTCTACACAGGCGTAGGCTGGGAAAAAGGCGATCGCGAGTACGAGGCGATTTTGGACCCGCAAACATACGAGTGGAAAAACGAGCTGTTTCACGGCCTGGAAACGAAAAAGGTAGAGGCAACGCTGGAGTTCAAAGGCCCGCAGCAGTTTGCTACCGTCTTTTATCCCGGGCAGTTGAACAAAGTGAGCAATTACGCTCCGCCAAATGCGACTGTCGTTTACGACAAGATGAATCAGCAGCTTGAGGTCCGCGCGGGAAAAATCAATCTGATCCAGCCTACGGGCGCAAATGGACGGACAGAGTACGGACCGAATACGATGCTGCTCAAGCTGCACCGGTACAAGGTGGACGCAGAGGTGCCGATTGTCAGCGAAAAGGCGATCATGGAAGCGGGAACGGACTATCCCGACGAGATCAAAGAGCGCTATTTGCAGCTTCCGGCGACTTTGCCGCCGCGCGTGAAAGAACTGGCGCAAAGCGTGACCAAAAACGCCAAGACGCCTTATGAAAAAGTAAGAGCGATCGAGAATTACTTGCGGGCGAGTGGAAAATATAAGTATGAAACAAAAGATGTGCCTGTGGCAGCGGAAGGACAAGATTTTGTCGACCACTTTCTGTTTGACAGCATGAGGGGATATTGCGATCATTTCTCCACCTCGATGGCGGTGATGCTGCGCTCGCTCGACATCCCGGCGCGTTGGGTAAAAGGATTCGCCCCAGGCGAGAGAGTGGGCAGCGACGATCAGAACCGCGACATCATGGAAATTCGCAATAAAGACGCCCACTCGTGGGTAGAGGTGTATTTCCCGGGGCACGGCTGGATTCCGTTCGAAGCGACCAGCACTTTCATCTCGCCCGTGCGCTTCAATTACGATTTGCAAACATCGCAGCCGCAGATTCCGATTCCGGTGCCGGATTTGGGGAATCAGACTTCGCCAGACCGGGGAGATGGACGCTTTAACGAGCTGGAAGAGGGAGACGCTATTCCGGGGAGTAGCTATTCGATTCCTTGGCAGGTAAATGTTGGGCTGGCAGTGGTGATAGCGGCCGCAGGTTTCTTGGCCTGGCGGCGCAGAAAAGACATTCAAATCTGGTGGCTCCGAAGACAGATCGATCAGGATAAAAGCAACAAGTACACGGATCGCTTCAACCTGCTGCTTCGCATGATGGAGCAGGTGTACACGAGACGGCAGTCTGGCGAGACTTTGCGGGAGTACGCGAGCAGAATTACGATTCCGGCGGACAAGCGGCAAGATCTGCGTTATTTGACGGAAATGTACGAGCGAACCGTTTACGGCTACAAGGAACTGGAACAGAAGGCGAGGTCAGTGGCAGAGCAACTGATCGAGAGATTGATCCGTCAACTGAAGCCTTGA
- a CDS encoding DUF58 domain-containing protein: MRQRRWGKLKALLLVAITYVFAKFQGGFSSWFLFYSSLVFLVYEVLAYFLMFSTLEVERVIDRNRLQDGEDVVVTVRLRRKIRFPLGWHMIVEPLPERLAGVYEPHRQLIFPWFKKEMEFRYVIPSLPRGFYRLDQCVVSGGDFFGFSERRKVFSFPQEFLVYPRYKEVTHWALGDGSFSGNVHVSHKRSDDVAAVRGVREYQRGDRLSQIHWRASARGTGLKTKEFEHQAMNQAVFFLDVEKESYQGQPVQLFETAVRLTASLIAYANRNQYHYGLVYKQNERISIAPALSYTHFLRVFDQLARVMPAGSESFARVVGREALEQQQGVTLIVVTPRVEKDLVHRLIALAQKGRRVQLFYVHADTVISQERRRALQLLGGSKISCTSVHIDEQEWKRIGGA, translated from the coding sequence ATGAGACAACGAAGATGGGGTAAGCTCAAAGCGCTCCTGCTTGTGGCAATCACCTACGTATTTGCCAAGTTTCAGGGCGGCTTTTCCAGTTGGTTTCTATTTTACAGCAGTCTGGTGTTCCTCGTTTATGAGGTTTTGGCGTATTTTTTAATGTTCTCGACGCTGGAGGTAGAGCGAGTCATCGACCGCAACCGCCTGCAGGACGGCGAGGACGTCGTAGTAACCGTGCGCCTGCGCCGGAAAATCCGTTTTCCGCTGGGCTGGCACATGATCGTGGAGCCGTTGCCTGAGCGGCTCGCAGGTGTATATGAGCCGCACAGGCAGTTGATTTTTCCCTGGTTTAAAAAAGAAATGGAGTTCCGCTATGTCATACCGAGTCTCCCGCGAGGTTTTTACCGGCTGGATCAGTGCGTCGTGAGTGGCGGGGATTTTTTTGGGTTCAGCGAAAGGCGCAAAGTCTTTTCGTTTCCCCAGGAGTTTCTCGTTTACCCGCGGTACAAGGAAGTAACGCATTGGGCCTTGGGGGATGGCAGCTTCAGCGGCAACGTGCACGTGTCGCACAAACGCTCCGACGATGTCGCTGCCGTGAGGGGCGTGCGCGAATACCAGCGCGGTGATCGCCTGAGCCAGATTCATTGGCGCGCATCTGCAAGGGGAACGGGCTTGAAGACGAAGGAATTTGAACATCAGGCGATGAACCAGGCCGTTTTTTTCCTCGATGTAGAAAAAGAAAGCTATCAAGGACAGCCGGTACAGTTGTTTGAGACGGCAGTAAGGCTGACGGCAAGCCTGATCGCCTATGCCAATCGCAACCAGTACCATTACGGGCTGGTGTACAAGCAAAATGAACGCATTTCGATTGCTCCGGCGCTTTCCTACACTCATTTTCTGCGCGTCTTCGATCAATTGGCGCGGGTCATGCCAGCGGGCAGCGAATCGTTTGCGCGGGTTGTGGGACGCGAGGCGCTGGAACAGCAGCAAGGCGTGACCTTGATCGTCGTGACTCCGCGCGTGGAAAAAGACCTGGTTCACCGTTTGATTGCTTTGGCGCAAAAAGGCAGAAGAGTGCAGTTATTCTATGTGCATGCTGACACTGTCATTTCCCAAGAGAGAAGACGAGCCCTGCAACTGCTGGGCGGAAGCAAAATATCATGTACGTCTGTCCACATCGACGAACAAGAGTGGAAACGGATTGGAGGTGCATAG
- a CDS encoding AAA family ATPase — MNPIKLEQMHPAIAKLIDNIEKVLIGKRSVIEMMVAAVLANGHVLLEDVPGVGKTMLVRALAKSIGGEFKRIQFTPDLLPTDVTGVAIFNQQTMQFEFRQGPLFANVILADEINRTSPKTQSALLEAMEERSVTVDGATYRLADPFFVMATQNPLEYEGTFPLPEAQLDRFLMQLRLGYPTVEEEMRMLSRFSEVNPLAQLEPVMTAADLAQLQKEVASVKVSEGVKEYIVRLCHRTRDHHHIYLGVSPRGSLALYRAVQALAFVRGRDYAIPDDVKELVPVVFAHRMIVKPEARLEGATVDRVLTVILAETRVPVS, encoded by the coding sequence GTGAACCCAATTAAATTGGAACAAATGCATCCTGCAATTGCAAAGTTGATCGATAATATAGAAAAAGTTCTGATTGGAAAACGTTCCGTGATTGAGATGATGGTCGCGGCTGTATTGGCAAACGGACATGTTTTGCTGGAGGACGTTCCGGGTGTGGGCAAGACGATGCTGGTACGTGCTTTGGCTAAGTCGATCGGGGGAGAATTCAAGCGTATCCAGTTCACTCCTGACTTGCTGCCGACAGATGTGACAGGAGTAGCAATTTTCAACCAACAGACGATGCAGTTTGAGTTCCGGCAAGGACCGCTGTTTGCAAACGTTATTTTGGCGGACGAAATCAACCGGACCTCTCCGAAGACGCAGTCTGCTCTGCTGGAAGCGATGGAGGAGCGGTCTGTTACAGTAGATGGTGCAACTTATCGGCTGGCCGATCCGTTTTTTGTGATGGCCACTCAAAACCCATTGGAGTACGAAGGGACGTTTCCATTGCCTGAGGCACAGTTGGACCGTTTCCTGATGCAATTGCGCCTGGGCTATCCGACCGTGGAAGAAGAAATGCGCATGCTCTCCAGATTCTCGGAGGTGAACCCGCTCGCACAACTTGAGCCGGTGATGACGGCAGCAGACTTGGCGCAACTGCAAAAAGAGGTAGCTTCCGTCAAGGTTTCCGAGGGAGTAAAAGAGTATATCGTGCGGCTGTGCCACCGCACACGTGACCACCATCATATTTACCTCGGGGTAAGTCCAAGGGGCTCTCTCGCCCTCTACAGAGCCGTTCAGGCACTGGCTTTCGTGCGGGGAAGGGATTACGCCATCCCGGACGATGTCAAAGAGCTGGTGCCAGTCGTATTCGCCCACCGGATGATCGTGAAGCCGGAAGCACGTCTGGAAGGAGCAACCGTTGATCGGGTATTGACCGTGATTTTGGCCGAAACCCGCGTTCCGGTGAGCTGA